The proteins below are encoded in one region of Alistipes communis:
- the rbfA gene encoding 30S ribosome-binding factor RbfA, with the protein MTENLSMRQQKIARQIQRDMADIFSKEAASFLQGAMVTVTAVRVSPDFGYAKIYVSVFPFDRSTAVMAVLDKQNWLLRRSLGQRVHNQLKTVPEIQFFLDDSLEYIDNIDQLLREEK; encoded by the coding sequence ATGACAGAGAACCTATCGATGCGGCAACAGAAGATTGCCCGACAGATACAGCGCGATATGGCCGACATCTTCTCGAAGGAGGCCGCTTCGTTTCTGCAAGGGGCGATGGTCACGGTCACGGCCGTGCGCGTCTCGCCCGATTTCGGTTATGCGAAGATCTACGTCAGCGTCTTCCCCTTCGACCGCAGCACGGCGGTGATGGCCGTACTCGACAAGCAGAACTGGCTGCTGCGCCGCAGTCTGGGACAGCGCGTCCACAACCAGTTGAAGACCGTCCCCGAGATTCAGTTCTTTCTGGACGACTCGTTGGAGTATATCGACAATATCGACCAGTTGCTCCGCGAGGAGAAGTAA
- a CDS encoding outer membrane beta-barrel protein has translation MKTMKFITLCASVLLAASAARAQHTVGVFGGFGTGTARFYPAQETKSVGGRFSGGFSWRYYSATRFVGCVGVDLEFLQRGFAYAPFASTTENEADYVYYTRKLNSFVVPLVWQPHFYLARRHLRVYLEAALTFSYNFDSSYVNDVARENGVEPWRGKYEFKTARDNRWGYGLAGGAGLAVLIGRFEVSAGARYYFGYSDILRNRNKYYDNAVDGAENPFWYTPQRSPMDNLMVRIGVAYRFAPEFKSWTVKRQKREKMKAGFDFGEKPQK, from the coding sequence ATGAAAACGATGAAGTTCATAACTCTTTGTGCGTCCGTGTTGCTCGCGGCCTCCGCGGCCCGTGCGCAGCACACGGTCGGCGTCTTCGGCGGTTTCGGGACGGGTACGGCCCGCTTCTACCCTGCACAGGAGACGAAATCCGTCGGCGGGCGCTTCTCCGGCGGTTTCTCGTGGCGCTATTATTCGGCCACGCGCTTCGTGGGGTGCGTCGGTGTCGATCTGGAATTCTTGCAGCGAGGGTTCGCCTATGCGCCCTTCGCCTCGACCACCGAGAACGAAGCCGATTACGTCTACTATACGCGCAAGCTCAACTCGTTCGTGGTGCCGCTCGTGTGGCAGCCCCACTTCTATCTGGCGCGGCGTCACCTGCGCGTCTATCTGGAAGCGGCGCTGACCTTCTCCTATAATTTCGATTCGAGTTACGTCAACGACGTCGCCCGCGAGAACGGCGTCGAACCGTGGCGCGGCAAGTACGAATTCAAGACCGCACGCGACAACCGCTGGGGGTACGGCCTGGCGGGCGGCGCGGGGCTCGCGGTGTTGATCGGGCGCTTCGAGGTGAGCGCCGGCGCACGCTACTATTTCGGCTATTCCGACATCCTGCGCAATCGCAACAAATATTACGACAATGCGGTCGACGGCGCCGAGAACCCCTTCTGGTATACGCCCCAGCGTTCGCCGATGGACAACCTGATGGTGCGTATCGGCGTAGCCTACCGCTTCGCCCCCGAATTCAAGTCGTGGACCGTGAAGCGGCAGAAACGGGAGAAGATGAAGGCGGGATTCGATTTCGGAGAAAAACCACAGAAATAG